From the genome of Brassica oleracea var. oleracea cultivar TO1000 chromosome C4, BOL, whole genome shotgun sequence:
GTTGCAGTGATGCTGTTAATCACAGAGAAGGAAAACATTTATAGACGGAGCTTCGAGTGGATGAGGCCGAGTTAATGCTAAAGAGTGGGAGAAGTAGTAGGAACGACGTTAATGTTTTGATAAATGTATCTGCTAGGCGAAAACTGAAGACGTTACAGAGGCGTTGCTTGGAGGTTTCGAGATCCCAAAAGTCAAGGCTATTGAACCCAGCAGTTGTGTTAACGATGATAAACCTAAATTCCTAAGGCCCAGTTTGATAAGAGAATAATAGCCCAGTTAGAAAAACTCATTGTTTCATGATCGAAAAAAGTAAAAGATGATGCCACGTGGCTGTTTTTGCCCCATACTCTGATACTGAGGTGGAGGGCTAAGGAGAGAGGTATGATAAACCTAAATTCCTAAGGCCCAGTTTGATAAGAGAATAATAGCTCAGTTAAAAAAACTCAATTGTTTCATAATCGAAAAAAGTAAAAGATGATGCCATGTGGCGGTTTTTGCCCCATACTCTGATGCTGAGGTGGAGGACTAAGGAGAGAGATAAGTAAACTTTATTATTATAGATAGATAGATAGATAGATAGATAGATACGTTATAAATCTCATCTTTTTTGAAAAGTTTAACATAGAAATGTGAAAAAAAAAAATTCAGATGTATATTCAAGGCCCATACAATTAGTAACAATATATTTGGGCACACTTATTATAATATTTAGCCCAGTTAACTTGTCGTAGATCTCTCTCCTTGAGCTTCCACACCTCTTGTTCATTTGTGTAAGCGGTTTTCAATAGCAGCCAGACGCACCTTAACGATCTACCATCAACCAGGTTCTCTTCCCTTCCGATCATCTTCTCCTGTTAGATTCCTCTATTCTCGTTCTCGAGGTCGTATATGGTTCTAGAGATTTTGTTTCATTTCCCTGTTTCTTTAGTTAGGATCACGATTTGGTTTTTGCTTCTCCGCTTACGTTTTATATATATCCGTTTAGGTACCATTATCTAAAGGTCGGTCGTAAGTATTATTTTGCAGAGATATGTTTTCGTTTCTCTGCTTCCATTTTGCTGTATCAGTGTTTAGGTTTTTGATTCTCAGATTTGCCGATTGAGTTTAAGATTCTTGTTTGTTTCGCTTGTAACGGTTTTGAGCTCATTGTGCTTAATCCATACATTGTTTTTAACTCTAAGTTGGATCAGATGAGGAAAACTGTACATATCGTATAAAGTAGTAGCTATTTGCTTGATGCTCACTAGTTAATGTTTTCATGATTTGTATACACAGGAGGGAGGATACTTGTTCATCACCATGGCAACAAGAAGCGCTTTCAGATTTGTTTCTCGGAGGTTCTCTAACGGAAAAGTTCTTAGCGAAGAGGAGAAAGCTGCTGAGAATGTTTTCATCAAGGTATAGTTTTCTCTCTGCATCTACGTGAGTGACTTTGATTTGTCAAAAGGTATCTACTTTCCTTTTGTTGATGATGATGAAAACGTCCCTTGATTCTATCTGTCTCCTATCGTAAACTATTAAAATTGGAATCCTTGAAGCGAAATTTTCATCTACTTTCCTTTTTATCGATCCCCTAATTAATATTTAGTTTTTGTTTTAAGGAAAGTAAGTGTAGTTTGTCATAAGAGTTAGATCCATTTCCCTTGTTATTTTTAACCTTATCGCTTACTCTCCTTTCTGTTTAAGAGTCATATGCTGTTCCGCTTTCTTTAGCTTGGTTATATATGGGTTTTCTCCGTAATCTCCTGAACAAGCTACATTGGTGTTGCAGAAAATGGAGCAAGAGAAGCTTGAGAAGATAGCAAGACAGGTAATGATTCGTTTAACTTGAGTAGCCAGCCAAGTTATCTCTATCAAGTAAAAGAGATAAAATTTACAGTCTAACATTCTGATGAACTACTAGGGTCCGGGAGAACAAGCAGCAAGTGGAGCCAAGGCTAGTGGTGGTGGTGGATCTCCACCATCATCAGCATCGGCTGAATCAGGGCCAAAAGTGTCAGAAGACAAGGACAGAAACTATGCAGTGGTGGCGGGTGTGGTGGCTGTTGTTGGTGCCATAGGTTGGTACATGAAATCAGGTGGAAAGAAGCAGCAGCCAGAGGTTCAAGAGTGAAAGATCGATGGAGTAGCGAGTGAATAAAACACAGAGTGGCTTTTACTCATTCCTCTCTTGTGAGAAACTATGGACTACTTGTCACTTTTCTTTTGGTTTTGACATTTATTTCGGAATCTTCAACTACGTAAAAGACTCTTCTGCTCTGCTCTTATCAAAATAAGTGAAAATTCTCAGACTTAAATAACCCAACATAGATGCCGAGTTGAATTGAAATTTTTGCGATGTGCAATTGACAGACTGAAATCAGATCAAAGGTTGCAAAATATTGAATCGAAACCCTAAAAAAAAATTTAAACTTCTCTCATTATTCTTTGGTAACTGTTTTTTTTTTTTGGTGTTAAATCGTATTTAGCTAGGATGGTTAATCTGTAAATGCAGATTTCAGAATAATAATCTGAAGTTCTAGCGAGATTGTTAGTGTAAACGAATTGAACTGAATCGCCAACATCAAATTTATTCATCATTCACAATAATTGTGGTTTTAGAAAATCATATTTTGGCAAGGATGGTCGTTATGTGAATGTTGATCTGAAAAAAGGCAAGAATTTGGAGAAGAGACACGAGGATAATGAATTTAACTAAAAATCTCAAGAGAAATGCAGAAATGTCAAAAAGATAACCCATCCAGTACAAACTAAGAAACAACAACATAAAATGGAAAAGGATTACAAAAACATAAGCCAACAAGCATTACTGCCTTACTCGAATAGACTGAAACCCATGTCCTGCAAATCAACACACACAAAAAAAAACACAAAGTGAGCCATCATTATTTCACTAAGAAAATGTTTTTAAGTTTTGCTAGAGACAAAGTGAAACTTACATCATCGGATTCTTCCTTCTCTTCTTTCTTCTCTTCCTTCTTGGCCTCAGCCGCAGGAGAACCACCACCACCACCGCCGGCAGAAGGAGCAGAGGCCATGGCAACACCACCACCACCGCTTGGAACGGAAGCCAACTTCTCCCTTCCAGTAGCAATCAGGTCACACAAGTCTTTACCACTGACTTCCTTCAACAAAAGCTCAATCTGAGAGTCTTCAGATTCACAACCAACTGCAAAACGAAAAATAAAAACAATGTCAGATTCCATTACTTGTTCTTTTTTTCACAAGAGAGTCCCATTTCAACACAATAAATGATGCTTATTTGATCACAGTTTTTCCACCAAAAATGCCCTAACACAACCACTACGCTAAGTATACAACAAATAGCTATCAAATCAAATCAAGTATAACACACAATAATACATGGAACTAACTCTAGCATACGAATCACATACACTTGCAGGATTTGACTAAGTAAGAAAAAGCAAGAACGAACCAGATCCGAGTATTTGTTTGATATCGGCACTGGCTGGGGAAGCTTTTCCGCTCAAAGCGGCGAGCAAGTAGGCGGCGACAACCTTCATTTTCTGATCAAAACACAAGTGTTATGTAAGAAAAACTTCCAACAGATTGGAAAATGGGAAGATTAAGGAGAAGTTGACGTGAGCTTTACAGTTGGTGGAGATCTCGATGGAGGCGGAAAGCTAATATTTTTTTGTGAAGACGGCGACGAACAAGTGAAGGGAAGGTATTTGATTTATATAGGGTTAGGGTTTTACTGTGTTTCTTCCCTCTATCAATGTCACCGGTTCACTTCATTTGGCCCATTTATTTTTCAAGCCCAAATTTGTATGGGCTCAAGTTCAGCCCAGCTAACTAATTAATAGGTGGTTTAGTTGGATTTGATTATTTGTTCACTACAGTATAAATTCAAACAATAGCTCAACAAAATTTCTCCAAGTATTTATAAAGAAAATATCAATAATTGTTGTTTTAGCTGTGATAAAGATCGGTACGGGTGGACGCTCGGATACCTGTTCGAATAAGATATTTCAGATTTTCGGATATCGAGGTATAGAACTCGTTCGAGTATTTATATATTTCGGGTAGGATTCGGATATTTAAAAATTCGGGTTCATGTATTTTAAGTTTGGATTCAGATATTTAGATTTTGAAAGAAAATTAAATTAAATTATTCATTGTTTAAGTTTTTATTTAAAATATATGCTTTTAATTTTACTGGTTTTCTATCTTTAATAGATTAAACTATTAATAGGTTAGAAAATAAAACTTTAAGAATAAAAAGACATTAATTTAGTTGTTATTTTAAAATTTTGGATGCAATTTTTATTAATGTAAGAGAAAAGAGTTTGATATGTATTTTAAGTGAGTAGCAAATAATTTTATCCATAATTATATGTATATTATCTGATTTTAAACCATGTATAGAATCAATATAAATATTTTGAATAAAATTAGAGAAATAAACTAGAAATATAGGATATTATTCATATGTTCGGTTATCTTTGTATATTCATTCGGGTTCGGATATCCGAACTCTCTTAATTTAATATATGTTTCTACTTTGGTTTGGATTTCGGGTAGGAGTTTTTGGATGGGGTAAAATACCCACAGCCAGAGATTGGAATGTACAAGGTGAAAGTGAGAAAATGTAGAGGTTCGAAACAAATTAGGGCCTGAAGTACAGTTACAGGCCCATAAGCCTTTAAGATGTTATCCAGATTTTCTAGTTCACACGCTCAAACAGAGAGAGAGAGAGAGACCATGCCTGTGTCCGTACATTCCGTTATCGCCACGAACCTAGCGACTACAGGGTTTTACCGCAATGTTTCGCGCCGTCGAATTGGCTCCAGCTCCGTGAACTGCTCGGTGGAGACAAAGGAGACCGACCGGTGGGCGAAGCTGAAAAACGGGAACGACTCACTCGAGATTTGCAGAGTTCTTAACGGAATGTGGCAGACGAGCGGAGGATGGGGGAAGATCGATCGAAACGACGCCGTTGAAGCGATGCTCCGATACGCCGATGCCGGTCTCTCTACTTTCGACATGGCCGATCACTGTAAGTTAGCTAGAGAGAATTTTTCTTAATTTCTATGGTTGAACTGAATTAATATGTAAATTTGATTTGAAGATGGTCCTGCAGAAGATCTTTACGGCATTTTTGTCAATAGAGTTCGTCGAGAACGTCCACCAGAGTATTTGGAAAAGATTAAAGGGTTAATAAGTCTAATGTTTTGTCAATACAAAAAGCTCAGTTCCAAGCCATTTTGTATAATGGTTAGGGTATGTGTTATGATGCAGTTTGAC
Proteins encoded in this window:
- the LOC106339404 gene encoding 60S acidic ribosomal protein P2-2-like is translated as MKVVAAYLLAALSGKASPASADIKQILGSVGCESEDSQIELLLKEVSGKDLCDLIATGREKLASVPSGGGGVAMASAPSAGGGGGGSPAAEAKKEEKKEEKEESDDDMGFSLFE
- the LOC106339554 gene encoding uncharacterized protein At2g27730, mitochondrial-like; translated protein: MATRSAFRFVSRRFSNGKVLSEEEKAAENVFIKKMEQEKLEKIARQGPGEQAASGAKASGGGGSPPSSASAESGPKVSEDKDRNYAVVAGVVAVVGAIGWYMKSGGKKQQPEVQE